The sequence below is a genomic window from Thiomonas intermedia.
TCGAAGCGCCAGGCCAGATAACGGCGATCGCGCACGCCGATCAATAGCGCCGGGTCATTTTGCGCGGACCAAAGGGCATCGAACCGGGCATCGGGTTGGTCCAGCCATTGGGCTAGGTAGCCTCGGAAATCATGGGCATACCGGGTACGGCGCAAGGCATGGCGCCACCAGTCTGCCGCGTGGCCGAGGATGCGGCGGATCGGATGCGGAATCTGCGTCGGCAGGTAGTTGGCACTGCGCAGCACCCGGACGTGGCGCACCATGCTCCCCGCGACCCGATAGCCCAGGCGCTTGACCACCGGCTCGGATTTCGGATTGGGAAAGCCGTAGATCAGGCCTAGCTGTGGCAGGAAACGGTCGCGCAGCGTGGTCTGCAGCAGCATGGCCGGATACAGGGTGCGGTGCTCTGCCACCACCCCGAAATCGGCCAGAAGGCCCGCTGCGACGGGCTGGCCGGCCAGGCGCATCTGCCGGGTGCCCAGGCCGATGACACCGATCGCCACGCCGTCCTCCGCCGGTGTACGGGCCAGCAGCACCTGAGGCGGGCCTGCGGGGTTGCGCAGGTAGAACCAGTCGTACTTGTCTTCGCGCCGCCCGGGATGGCCGAGATTGCTGACCCAGAGCGACACGATGGTCGCGCGGTCGCTCTGCAGATCGGCAGGCAGCGCGGCGTAGCTGGACGGAGCGGCGGTCATGGAAGCGCGCGGGGAAGGGGGGCTCAGCGCCGGATGAACTGGTCGTGCAGGAGCAGGGTCGAAAGTATGCCGACAAAGGCCATATTGTCGCCAAAGCCGATGACTTTCCCGGCGCGCGCCTTGTCGAACAGACGGATCGCCGCTTGCGGATCGAAGTAACCGGCCTCGGCCAGGCGCGGCGCGCTGAACAGATCGGCCACGTAATCGACGGGCTCGCCGTTCTGGAAAAAGCTCTGGCTGTCTGGGGCGCGATAGGGCTGCTTGGTGCGATGGCGCAAGGCATCGGGCAGCAGGCCGTCCATGCTGTGCTTGAGCAGATACTTCTCGACCAGGCCCATGAGCTTGTAGCGGGGTGGAAGGCGGCTGGCGAAGTCGATCAGGCGGTGATCGAGAAAGGGAAAGCGGGTCTCGATGGATTGCGCCATGGCCATGCGGTCGCCCTGCGAACACAGCAGGTAGCCCGACATCAGGGTGTGCGCTTCGATGTATTGATCCTGGCACAACGCTTCCCAGCGGGAGATGTCGGCAGGGAGTTGCGCGGCCATCGCCTGGACCGGGTCGGCAGCGGTGGCTGCGGCGCGCCAGTCGGCGGACAGAAAGCCGGTCAGGCGCCGTGTGGTGGTCCAGCGGGGCAGGTGGGCGAACCAGGGCTCGCGGAAGTGGGCCTCGCCCTCGCGGAAGAAACGCTCGGTCATCGCCCGGCCCGCGGCCGGCGAGTGCTTGAGGTAGGGGTAGAGGCGTTCAAGCAGGCGGGGGCGCCAGCGCGACGCAGGCTGCCGCGCCATGAAACGGCGGACTCGCGCCTCCTTGAACAGGTCGTAGCCGCCGAAGACTTCGTCGGCGCCTTCGCCCGTCAGCGCCACCTTGTATCCCGCGGCGCGCACCCCGCCGGCGAGCAGCATCATCGGCGCCGGCGCGGTGCGCACGATGGGCGTCTCGGTGTGGGCGATGGCGCGCGGAAACGCGGCGGCGATGTCGGCGCGGGTGCAGGGAATCGTGGTGTGCTCGGTGCCCAGATGGCGCACGAGCTGTTGCTGCCAGGGGCTCTCGTCGAACTCGGCGTCGTCGAAGGTGAGGGAAAAGGTGCGAAGCGGCGTGTCGGTGTAGTGACGGATCAGGGTGGTGACGATGGACGAATCCAGCCCGCCGCTGAGGTAGGCCGCCACTGGCACGTCGGCGCGCAGTTGCAGGCGCACGGCGTCGATCAGCAGGTCGCGCAGCGCTTCGGCGTAGGCGTCTGCACTGCGATCGGCCTCGATGGGCGCGTCCGGAAAGGTCCAGTCCCAGTAGCGGCGAACCTGCGTGCCACGGGCATCCACCGTCATCACATGGCCGGGGGGCAGGGACTCGATGCCCTCGAATATGGCGTGCGGCGGCAGCGGCGCCCAGTAGGTGAAGACCTCGCCCAGTGCTTGCGCATCGAGGCGGCGCGGCACCTCGGGCAGGGCGAACAGTGCCTTGACCTCGGAGGCAAAGGCCAGGCCGCCCGGGACGCGGGTGTGGAACAGCGGCCGGATGCCGGTGCGGTCGCGCGCCAGCAGCAGGCGCTGGCGCGGCACGTCCCAGAGGGCGAAGGCGAACTGGCCATTGAGCTGGTCGACCAGGGCGTCGCCATGGTCTTCATACAGATGCACCAGCACTTCGGTGTCGGACTGGGTGGCGAAGCGATGACCTCGCCGCTGCAGTTCGGCGCGCAGCTCGACGTAATTGAAGATCTCGCCGTTGAAGACCACCCAGACGGAGCCATCCTCGTTGCACATCGGCTGATCGCCGCTGGACAGATCGATGATGCTCAGCCGGGCGTGGGCCAGACCGATCGGCCCCTTGTTGTAGAAGCCCTGCTGATCGGGGCCGCGATGATGCAAGCGCCCGATCATCGCCGCGAGTTGCGAAGGATCGATCGGTGCGTTCCAGTTCAAGCGCCCGGCGATGCCGCACATGGTGTCAGCTCCGCCCCGCCGTTTCGAAGGCGCTGACCGTCCTTTCGGGCCGCAGCCAGCGCAGCGAGCGCGGGAATGGCTTCATCCTAGCCGCCGATGTAGGACATCTCGACCCTGCGCTCGGTGCGCAGGGCGGCACCGGCCGCAGTGCCGCGCAGCAGGGAGTAGCGGTCGTCGCGCTCGGTCCAGACCTGGGCCAGCGCAGCTCGGAGCTGGGCGTCGCTGACCGGCGCCAGGCCGCTGCGCGGATCGCCGCGGAGCAGGGCGCGCACATCGTGCCCATGGGTGGCGAAGAGGCAGAGGTAGAGCTTGCCCTCCATCGACAGCCGGGCGCGGTTGCAGTCGGCGCAGAAGGCGCGGGTGACGCTGGAGATCACGCCGACCTCGCCCGCGCCGTCGTCAAAGGCCCAGCGCTGGGCCGTCTCGCCGACACTGTGGGCCTCCAGCGGGTGCAGCGGGTGAACGGCATGGATGCGGTCGATGACCTGCTGCGATGGCAGCACTTCGTCCATGCGCCAGCCGTTGGTGTTGCCCACGTCCATGTATTCGATGAAACGCAACACCGCACCTGTCCCCCGAAAATGCTCGGCCATGGGGAGGATCTGCGCATCGTTGGTGCCGCGCTTGACCACCATATTGACCTTCACCGGCCCCAATCCCGCCGCCAGTGCCGCGTCGATGCCGCGCAGCACCTCGGCCACCGGAAAATCCACATCGTTCATCTGGCGGAAGGCGGCGTCGTCGAGCGCGTCGAGGCTGACGGTGACGCGGTCCAGCCCCGCGGCCTTCAGGGCCTGCGCCTTGCGGGCGAGGATGGAACCGTTGGTCGTCAGGGTCAGCTCGGGCGGCGAACCCTCGGGGGTGCGCAGCGCGTGCAGCATCTCGACCAGCCGTTCGAGGTTTTTTCGCAGCAGGGGCTCGCCACCGGTGAGGCGGATCTTGCGCACGCCCAGGTCGATGAAGACCCGCGCGGCGCGGGTGATCTCCTCGAAGCTCAGCAGATCGCCGTGCGGCAGAAATTCGTAGTGCTTGTCGAAAATCTCTTTCGGCATGCAGTAGGTGCAGCGAAAGTTGCAGCGATCGGTGACCGAAATCCGCAGGTCGTGCAAGGGACGGCGAAACCGGTCGATCGGCAGCGCGGACGCCGAACCAGGGTCCGCAGGTACGGGCGGCACGCTCGCGGCGTATTGGTGATCGACGATGGGAATGATTCGTTCGGACATATCGCCATTATCGGCAATGCGCGCCGACCTTGCGACAGGTGCGTGGCCCTACCATTGGGGGACTCTGCGCAGGACGGCCGTGCCGGGACAGGCGTTCGCGTATCCACCTCAAGGAAGAATCCATGGCGTACACAATTGAACTCTCGGGCCGCGTGGCCCTGGTGACGGGCGCATCCAGCGGCCTGGGCTGGCGATTCGCCGAAGTGCTGGCGCAGGCCGGGGCTGCGGTGGTCCTCAGTGGTCGGCGCATGGAGCGTCTGAAGGAACTGCGCGCGCGCATCGAGGGCGAGGGGGGCGATGCCCACGTGGTCGAACTCGATGTCACCGATACGGCCAGTATCAAGGCGGCCGTGGCGCACGCCGAGACCGAGATGGGACCGATCGATATTCTGGTGAACAACGCGGGCATCTCGTCGCAGCAGAAACTGCTCGATGCCGTGCCGGAAGACTTTGACGAGGTCTTCGGCACCAATGTGCGCGGCGCGTTCTTCGTGGCGCAGGAGGTGGCACGCCGCATGGTGGCGCGTTCCCTGGGGGTGACACCGGGCACCTGGGCTGGCGGGCGCATCATCAACGTGGCTTCGGTCGCGGGGCTGCGGGTGATGCCCAAGCTGGGTGTGTACGCCATGAGCAAGGCGGCCGTCGTCCACATGACGCGGGCCATGGCGTTGGAGTGGGGCAAGTACGGCATCAACGTGAATGCGCTGTGCCCAGGCTATATCGATACGGAGATGAATCACCATCACTGGCAGACGGAATCCGGCCAGCGGCTGCTGCAGATGCTGCCGCGCAAGCGCCTGGGCAAGCCCGAAGACCTCGATGCCCTGCTGGTCATGCTGGCCAGTGGACAGAGCGGCCTGGTCAACGGCGCCATCCTCACAGCCGACGACGGCATGGGCGTTTGACGGGCATCCCCATGCGATTCGAAATCCCTGAACAAAAACAACTGGTCCACACCATGACCATGCCCATCCGCTGGGGCGACATGGATGTGATGGGCCATGTGAACAACACGATCTATTTCCGCTTCATGGAGATCATCCGGCTGGAATGGCTGCGCGAAACCGGCGTTCCGGCCAATCCCCACGGTCTGGGACCGGTGATCGTCAATGCGTTCTGTAACTTTCAGACGGAGCTGCGGTATCCGGGCGAAGTGCTGGCGCGGCTTTACACCACCGACGTGGGACGTTCGAGTTTCGATACCTACACCCTGCTCAGCCGCACCGACGATCCCGACACGATCTACGCCGGCGGCGGGTCGCGCGTGGTGTGGGTGGATTTTCCCAAGCGCAAGAGCGCCCCGCTGCCCGATATGCTGCGTGCCTTGCTCACACCGAACGCAGCGTCCAAGCACAGCTGACATCCCTTCGAGATTGCGTCATGCCAGATACTGAACAACATCAGCCGCTGTGGTCGCCGCCGCCTCAGCGTATCGCGGCCTCCCACGTCGAGGCCTTCCGTCACTGGGTGAATGACCGCCATGGTCTGCAATTGCAAACCTACCAGGACATGCTCGATTGGTCGGTTGCGGAGCAGGCCCAGTTCTGGGACGCGGTGTGGGAGACCTCGGGCGTGATCGCCGAGCACAAGGGTGAGCGGGTGCTCATCGATGCCGGGCGCATGCCCGGTGCACGGTTCTTTCCCGACGCCCGCCTCAACTTTGCCCAGAATCTTCTGCGCCGAAACGACGACGCCGTGGCGCTGCATTTCTGGGGTGAGGATCAGGTGCAGCGCAGCCTGAGCTGGCGCGAGCTGCACACCGAAGTCTCCCGTCTGCAGCAAGCCCTGGCGCATTGGGGCGTCCAGGCTGGCGACCGGGTCGCGGCCTATATGCCCAATATGCCCGAAACCGTGATCGCCATGCTGGCGGCCACCAGTCTCGGCGCGACATTCACCTCGGCTTCGCCCGACTTCGGCGTGCAGGGCGTACTCGACCGCTTCGGCCAGACCCAGCCCAAGGTGCTCATTGCGTGCGATGGGTACTTCTACAACGGCAAGACGTTTTCCAACCTCGGCAAGCTGGCCGAGCTGGTGCCGCAACTGCCCTCCGTGGTGACAACCGTCGTCGTGCCCTATGTGGCTCAGGCGAAGGGACAGCAACTGGACGTGGGCATAGTCGGCGCGCAGGTCTGGGAATCGGCCCTCGAGGCCTTTCAGCCCCGGGCCGTGCAGTTCGCCCCGCAGCCCTTCGATCATCCCGTCTACATCCTGTATTCCAGCGGCACCACGGGCGCGCCGAAATGCATCGTGCACCGCGCGGGCGGAGTGCTGCTCAAGCACCTGGCTGAACTGCGTCTTCAGGTTGATATCCACCCCGAAGACCGCGTGTTTTTCTTCACCACCTGCGGCTGGATGATGTGGAACTGGCTGATGTCGGCCCTCAGCCAGGGGGCCACGGTCTGTCTTTATGACGGCTCACCCGGTCTGCGCGACAACGCCATTCTGTTCGACTATGCCGATGCGGTCGATTTCACGCATCTGGGCACGTCGGCCAAATTCATCGAGGCGCTGGGCAAGTCCGGTATCGCGCCGATGCAGACTCATTGGCTCAGCGCCCTGCGCACGCTGATGTCGACCGGCTCGCCGCTGGCACCCGAAGGTTTCGACTACGTCTACGGCAAAGTGAAATCCGACCTCTGCCTCAGCTCGCTTTCAGGCGGAACCGATCTGGTGGCCTGCTTCATCGCCGGTTCCCCCATGAACCCGGTCTGGCGCGGCGAGATCCAGGCCTGCGCCCTGGGCATGGCCGTGATCGTGGCGGACGACGATGGCAAACCCTTGCCCGATGGGCAAAAGGGCGAGCTGGTCTGTGTCAAGCCCTTCCCCTCCATGCCCCTGGGCTTTCTGGTGGACGGCAGCCTGGAACTGGGCGCGCAGAAGTATCACGACGCCTACTTCGCGCAGTTTCCGAACGTGTGGTGGCACGGCGACTACATCGAGCGCACGGCGCACGGCGGCTACATCATTTTTGGCCGTTCGGATGCCACGCTGAATCCGGGCGGCGTGCGCATCGGCACGGCGGAGATCTACCGTCAGGTCGAGCGGATCGAAGCGGTGCTGGAGTCCATCGTCATCGGGCAGAACTGGCCGCCCGGGACTTACGGCGATGTGCGAGTCGTGCTCTTCGTGCGTCTGCGCGACGGGGTGATGCTCGACGACGCACTGATCGACGCGATCAAGCGGCAGATCCGCAACAACACCACACCGCGCCACGTTCCCACCCGGATCGTGCAGGTGCACGACATTCCGCGGACCAAGAGCAACAAGATCGTGGAAATCGCGGTGCGCAATCTGATCCATGGCGACCCGGTGAAGAACGTCTCCGCGCTGGCCAATCCGGAGGCCCTGGACGAATACCGCGCCCTTCGCGCCGAACTGGAGCGGGCCTGAAAGACCTCAGGCGCCGCGGCGCCAGGTGCAGCTTCGGCTGATCCAGAGCTTGCGCAGAGGCGTCAGACTGATGCGCTGATGCAGCACCGCATAGTCGGCCCGTTCGATTTCGCGCAGCAGCGCCGCGTAGAGCGCAGCCAGTGCGATCAGGGGAGCGGCCTGGGTGATGGGGAAGGGCGCCAGCCCTTCCCGGGCCGCCTTCAAGGTCGTCTGGGCGAGGCTGGCCTCGCTTTGCAGCAGTGCACGGATGGGCGGGGTGATGGCGCGCTGCTGCAATTGCGCTGTCGTGACGCCATGCTGTTGCAGCGCATCGAGTGGCAGATACACACGGCCTAGCGCGACATCGCGTCCGATGTGCCGAATGGCGCTGGCCAGACGCAGCCCACAGCCCAGTTCCTCGGCGGCGTCCATCGCCGCAGGGGAAGTCAGGTCCAGCAAGCCTGCGGCGCAGCGCAAGGTTTGCCCGCTGCCCGCGCGGCAGTAGTGCAGGAGGGCGGCGCGGTCCATCCAGCGGTTTTGCCGCAGATCGATGGCCACGCTTTCGATCACACCCAACAACGCGCTGGGCTGCAGGCCTCGTGTACGCAGATGGGGGGCAAGAGCGCGCAGGCTCGGATGATCGGCCTGACGACCCTGTTCGAGGGCCTCGATCTGGCTGCGCCACCAGGCCAGCTTGGCCTGGGCGACTGCGGCATCGCTGACCGTAGTCACGATGCTGCGCACCTGCACATGCACGTCCAGGAGATGTTTGAGCCCTTCGCGCGATTCGGCAGGGCAGCGCTGCAGGGAGTAATACGCCGATGAGCCGGGAGGCGGCCCGATGATGGATTCGGAGGGGCGGGACAGGGGCATGTGCGTCGCGGCATCGAGGGGGCGAGGCCGGGCGGCTAGAATAGCCGATTGCCCAAAAAACGCTGTGGCCGCGACAACCGTCGTCGCCGTGCGTGACCAGCGGTTTTGGGCATCAGATCACCTGGCGAGGGTGGCGAAATTGGTAGACGCACCAGGTTTAGGTCCTGACGCCTTCACGGGCGTGGGGGTTCGAGTCCCCCCCCTCGCACCAACCGGCAAGCTCAGGCTTGGCGGCAATTGATCCCTTTTTGAATACTGGACTTTCCCATGACTGTCGAAACCCTGGACAAACTGCAGCGCCGTGTGACCGTGACCGTTCCCAAGGCCGCCGTGCAGAACGAAATCAACTCCCGCCTGAAGAGCCTGAGCCGGACCTTGCGTCTGCCGGGCTTCCGTCCGGGCAAGGTCCCCATGGCCATGGTGACGCAGCGTTATGCGCCGTCGGTGGAGATGGAGGTTCTGCAGGACAAGATCGGCAATGCCTTCTACGACGTCGCCACCACGGCGCGCCTGCGCGTGGCCGGTTCGCCCCAATTCACGCCCAAGACCGAAGGCGTCGAGGCGGATGTGATGGCGTTTGATGCCGTGTTCGAGGTCTATCCCGACGTGCAGATTCCCGATCTTTCGTCCCAGGCCATCGAGCGCGTGACGGCTTCGGTGGACGAGGCCGCCATCGACAAGACGCTCGACGTGCTGCGCAAACAGCGCACCGAATTCGTCGTGCGCGGTCAGGCC
It includes:
- the moaA gene encoding GTP 3',8-cyclase MoaA, which gives rise to MSERIIPIVDHQYAASVPPVPADPGSASALPIDRFRRPLHDLRISVTDRCNFRCTYCMPKEIFDKHYEFLPHGDLLSFEEITRAARVFIDLGVRKIRLTGGEPLLRKNLERLVEMLHALRTPEGSPPELTLTTNGSILARKAQALKAAGLDRVTVSLDALDDAAFRQMNDVDFPVAEVLRGIDAALAAGLGPVKVNMVVKRGTNDAQILPMAEHFRGTGAVLRFIEYMDVGNTNGWRMDEVLPSQQVIDRIHAVHPLHPLEAHSVGETAQRWAFDDGAGEVGVISSVTRAFCADCNRARLSMEGKLYLCLFATHGHDVRALLRGDPRSGLAPVSDAQLRAALAQVWTERDDRYSLLRGTAAGAALRTERRVEMSYIGG
- a CDS encoding SDR family oxidoreductase, with product MAYTIELSGRVALVTGASSGLGWRFAEVLAQAGAAVVLSGRRMERLKELRARIEGEGGDAHVVELDVTDTASIKAAVAHAETEMGPIDILVNNAGISSQQKLLDAVPEDFDEVFGTNVRGAFFVAQEVARRMVARSLGVTPGTWAGGRIINVASVAGLRVMPKLGVYAMSKAAVVHMTRAMALEWGKYGINVNALCPGYIDTEMNHHHWQTESGQRLLQMLPRKRLGKPEDLDALLVMLASGQSGLVNGAILTADDGMGV
- a CDS encoding acetoacetate--CoA ligase, which codes for MPDTEQHQPLWSPPPQRIAASHVEAFRHWVNDRHGLQLQTYQDMLDWSVAEQAQFWDAVWETSGVIAEHKGERVLIDAGRMPGARFFPDARLNFAQNLLRRNDDAVALHFWGEDQVQRSLSWRELHTEVSRLQQALAHWGVQAGDRVAAYMPNMPETVIAMLAATSLGATFTSASPDFGVQGVLDRFGQTQPKVLIACDGYFYNGKTFSNLGKLAELVPQLPSVVTTVVVPYVAQAKGQQLDVGIVGAQVWESALEAFQPRAVQFAPQPFDHPVYILYSSGTTGAPKCIVHRAGGVLLKHLAELRLQVDIHPEDRVFFFTTCGWMMWNWLMSALSQGATVCLYDGSPGLRDNAILFDYADAVDFTHLGTSAKFIEALGKSGIAPMQTHWLSALRTLMSTGSPLAPEGFDYVYGKVKSDLCLSSLSGGTDLVACFIAGSPMNPVWRGEIQACALGMAVIVADDDGKPLPDGQKGELVCVKPFPSMPLGFLVDGSLELGAQKYHDAYFAQFPNVWWHGDYIERTAHGGYIIFGRSDATLNPGGVRIGTAEIYRQVERIEAVLESIVIGQNWPPGTYGDVRVVLFVRLRDGVMLDDALIDAIKRQIRNNTTPRHVPTRIVQVHDIPRTKSNKIVEIAVRNLIHGDPVKNVSALANPEALDEYRALRAELERA
- a CDS encoding GNAT family N-acetyltransferase is translated as MTAAPSSYAALPADLQSDRATIVSLWVSNLGHPGRREDKYDWFYLRNPAGPPQVLLARTPAEDGVAIGVIGLGTRQMRLAGQPVAAGLLADFGVVAEHRTLYPAMLLQTTLRDRFLPQLGLIYGFPNPKSEPVVKRLGYRVAGSMVRHVRVLRSANYLPTQIPHPIRRILGHAADWWRHALRRTRYAHDFRGYLAQWLDQPDARFDALWSAQNDPALLIGVRDRRYLAWRFEQKPWRKFRFLALSARSEGLVAYAVCEVVGKVLHVRDLLCHPDHPNSLDLLFDRLFRDAYADGRTSVSFEFLGPVDMVEALQRLGMVARDARNVMCTMPEASAETLRQAQWYLTSADEDY
- a CDS encoding squalene/phytoene synthase family protein — protein: MPLSRPSESIIGPPPGSSAYYSLQRCPAESREGLKHLLDVHVQVRSIVTTVSDAAVAQAKLAWWRSQIEALEQGRQADHPSLRALAPHLRTRGLQPSALLGVIESVAIDLRQNRWMDRAALLHYCRAGSGQTLRCAAGLLDLTSPAAMDAAEELGCGLRLASAIRHIGRDVALGRVYLPLDALQQHGVTTAQLQQRAITPPIRALLQSEASLAQTTLKAAREGLAPFPITQAAPLIALAALYAALLREIERADYAVLHQRISLTPLRKLWISRSCTWRRGA
- the asnB gene encoding asparagine synthase (glutamine-hydrolyzing), whose protein sequence is MCGIAGRLNWNAPIDPSQLAAMIGRLHHRGPDQQGFYNKGPIGLAHARLSIIDLSSGDQPMCNEDGSVWVVFNGEIFNYVELRAELQRRGHRFATQSDTEVLVHLYEDHGDALVDQLNGQFAFALWDVPRQRLLLARDRTGIRPLFHTRVPGGLAFASEVKALFALPEVPRRLDAQALGEVFTYWAPLPPHAIFEGIESLPPGHVMTVDARGTQVRRYWDWTFPDAPIEADRSADAYAEALRDLLIDAVRLQLRADVPVAAYLSGGLDSSIVTTLIRHYTDTPLRTFSLTFDDAEFDESPWQQQLVRHLGTEHTTIPCTRADIAAAFPRAIAHTETPIVRTAPAPMMLLAGGVRAAGYKVALTGEGADEVFGGYDLFKEARVRRFMARQPASRWRPRLLERLYPYLKHSPAAGRAMTERFFREGEAHFREPWFAHLPRWTTTRRLTGFLSADWRAAATAADPVQAMAAQLPADISRWEALCQDQYIEAHTLMSGYLLCSQGDRMAMAQSIETRFPFLDHRLIDFASRLPPRYKLMGLVEKYLLKHSMDGLLPDALRHRTKQPYRAPDSQSFFQNGEPVDYVADLFSAPRLAEAGYFDPQAAIRLFDKARAGKVIGFGDNMAFVGILSTLLLHDQFIRR
- a CDS encoding acyl-CoA thioesterase; translated protein: MRFEIPEQKQLVHTMTMPIRWGDMDVMGHVNNTIYFRFMEIIRLEWLRETGVPANPHGLGPVIVNAFCNFQTELRYPGEVLARLYTTDVGRSSFDTYTLLSRTDDPDTIYAGGGSRVVWVDFPKRKSAPLPDMLRALLTPNAASKHS